One Phaseolus vulgaris cultivar G19833 chromosome 4, P. vulgaris v2.0, whole genome shotgun sequence DNA window includes the following coding sequences:
- the LOC137838580 gene encoding uncharacterized protein, which produces MSTLSGIALEWFVSLPNGHITSFQQFSKLFMEQYIVNRAPPVVSYDLFDVRQNQGESLRDYLSRFGAQVVRLPRKDEDMLVHSFKKGVLSGPFNESLIRNHPSTFAEIRRRVVAHIVAETEVFEKRGSTAPTKSRGGPSRPQQPMRVHEAKEGKKAQGKPRPYEPRKDQGRGHTRESNVPPRFDFVVELAELIAIPAIAARLRAPEKTDKVLGRKKNVWCEFHQAYGHSLHTCLALGHQLEE; this is translated from the coding sequence atgagcaccctgagcgGGATTGctttggagtggttcgtgagcctaccaAATGGCCACATCACTTCGTTTCAGCAGTTCTCTAAGTTGTTCATGGAGCAGTATATCGTGAATAGGGCACCCCCAGTGGTGTCGTATGACTTGTTCGACGTGCGACAAAACCAAGGTGAGTCCCTCAGGGATTACCTTAGTCGTTTTGGAGCCCAGGTGGTGAGGCTGCCCAggaaagatgaagatatgctggtgcattCGTTCAAGAAAGGGGTTTTGTCGGGCCCTTTCAATGAATCGTTGATCAGAAATCACCCCAGCACCTTCGCGGAGATTAGGCGTCGTGTTGTGGCGCACATCGTAGCAGAAACGGAGGTTtttgagaagaggggaagcacGGCCCCGACCAAGTCGCGCGGAGGACCGAGTAGGCCTCAACAGCcgatgagggtgcatgaggccaaagaagGAAAGAAGGCTCAGGGGAAGCCTCGCCCTTACGAGCCTAGGAAGGACCAGGGCAGGGGGCACACGAGGGAGAGCAACGTGCCCCCCAGGTTTGACTTCGTGGTGGAGTTGGCGGAGCTGATCGCCATTCCAGCCATAGCGGCAAGGTTGCGAGCACCAgagaagactgacaaggtgctgggaaggaagaagaacgtgtggtgtgagtttcaccaggcttATGGCCACTCACTCCACACttgtttggcgttgggacaccaactcgAGGAGTAG